A window from Argopecten irradians isolate NY chromosome 3, Ai_NY, whole genome shotgun sequence encodes these proteins:
- the LOC138318600 gene encoding cysteine-rich PDZ-binding protein-like → MVCEKCQKKLGKVITPDPWKSGARNTTEGGGRKVGENKALTAKKNRFSPYATFEKCRICKSSVHQSGSHYCQACAYKKGICAMCGKKIIETKNYRQTSV, encoded by the exons atgGTCTGTGAGAAAT GTCAGAAGAAACTTGGAAAAGTTATCACTCCGGATCCATGGAAAAGTGGGGCAAGAAATACAACAG AGGGAGGTGGCCGTAAAGTGGGTGAAAATAAAGCACTAACAGCAAAGAAAAACAG attttcacCTTATGCTACATTTGAGAAATGTCGCATCTGTAAATCTTCTGTTCATCAGTCTGGATCTCACTACTGTCAAG CTTGTGCTTATAAGAAAG GTATCTGTGCAATGTGTGGAAAGAAAATCATAGAGACTAAGAACTATCGCCAGACATCAGTGTGA
- the LOC138318592 gene encoding nucleolar and coiled-body phosphoprotein 1-like, translating into MLISESAEVLKGCVDLRRRAFREKMPAKRKKKTTPKGKNTNGNSSAASSDSESSKTLEIPNKISQKYMGPLHKKNGQRKQLTPEVGYEADEEASTTGTSDMSTQSPAPADSSLYDFDESDSEMQISPMPLKGKKAKAKKASTTRAKSVSADKKQNKAETNVRKGKTTATGNKSTKILSAENKKTEVKIPKTKTNVMKKTSKQNQENTPINVKTQNKSVDISMMHLSRESPIFSKTPVVNIQRLDLSNVDGYESFQRRLRKRKCETPKDQAIPNIPKILKPSPSVKNATTSGKRQSRKRDSGVLLSPPSLHKIPPPATKDTSTPSNMRAPRGRPKQAEPSLLNESCFGFDSVSFAADSSLQMSPVKTKVLPPLTPLSDYVSMDSMQISCDDIIRRQSVENDADVPELFSMEQDDFSLNRSTTKSYKSTSSKRRPKKAVSTTLSKPAVMKKSKADNMAEKFNTEFDEIEKFELSIEDM; encoded by the exons ATGCTCATTTCAGAGAGCGCGGAAGTTTTGAAAGGTTGTGTTGATTTGAGAAGACGAGCATTTCGTGAGAAAATGCCGGcaaaaagaaagaagaagacGACGCCAAAGGGGAAGAATACGAATG GAAACTCCTCTGCTGCCTCCAGTGACTCAGAAAGCTCAAAGACATTGGAAATTCCCAACAAAATTTCACAGAAATATATG GGTCCACTCCATAAAAAGAATGGACAAAGAAAACAATTG ACACCTGAGGTTGGATACGAGGCTGATGAAGAGGCTTCGACCACTGGTACATCTGACATGAGTACTCAGTCTCCTGCCCCTGCTGATTCTAGTCTGTATGACTTTGATGAGTCAGACTCTGAAATGCAGATCTCACCAATGCCATTGAAAGGCAAAAAAGCTAAGGCAAAAAAAGCTAGTACTACCCGTGCAAAAAGTGTGTCCGCAGACAAGAAACAAAATAAAGCGGAAACGAATGTCAGGAAAGGAAAAACCACAGCTACAGGAAATAAAAGCACTAAGATCTTATCTGCAGAGAATAAAAAAACTGAAGTGAAAATACCAAAGACTAAAACAAATGTGATGAAGAAAACCAGTAAACAAAACCAAGAGAATACTCCAATCAATGTAAAAACTCAGAATAAATCTGTTGACATCAGTATGATGCATTTAAGTAGGGAATCCCCAATTTTCAGTAAAACACCAGTGGTGAACATACAAAGACTTGACCTGTCTAATGTAGATGGTTATGAGTCCTTCCAGCGACGGTTACGAAAAAGGAAATGTGAAACTCCAAAAGATCAAGCAATCCCAAATATACCAAAGATACTGAAACCGTCGCCAAGTGTCAAAAATGCCACTACATCTGGCAAGCGTCAATCAAGAAAAAGGGACAGTGGGGTACTCTTATCTCCTCCATCCCTACACAAGATACCTCCACCAGCGACAAAGGACACCTCAACACCTAGTAATATGAGAGCTCCCCGAGGAAGGCCAAAGCAGGCAGAACCTAGTCTTTTAAATGAATCCTGCTTTGGCTTTGATTCTGTATCATTTGCAGCAGATTCATCATTGCAGATGTCTCCAGTAAAAACGAAGGTATTACCACCCTTAACGCCTCTCTCCGACTATGTCTCCATGGATTCAATGCAGATCTCTTGCGATGATATAATCAGACGACAATCAGTCGAAAATGACGCAGATGTTCCAGAGTTGTTCTCCATGGAGCAGGATG ATTTTTCACTCAACAGAAGTACTACAAAGTCTTACAAATCCACATCATCAAAGAGACGGCCAAAGAAAGCTGTGTCGACAACCTTAAGTAAACCAGCAGTGATGAAG AAATCAAAGGCAGACAATATGGCAGAAAAGTTCAACACAGAATTTGATGAAATTGAGAAGTTTGAACTGAGCATTGAGGATATGTAG
- the LOC138318597 gene encoding ras-related protein Rab-13-like, with translation MEGKGVSRSLSKRYDLLQRLLVVGETGVGKTCLMCRYANNEFMDTHITTIGVDFKLRRVEVGDKVIKVQIWDTAGQERFESITKQFYRRAQGVLLVYDITSRRSYEAIPKWLSYIHQFAHEDVPIMLIGNKFDQELRRMVTTKEASRYAEENNLLFFETSAKTSGNLEEAVYTLCKAVLDVEMNKTLRLSDISFSDRIHEGGITTPTDGNANKYKPDQKVEYHHTNGHNSSGYDNPVSERDTVNLLQDDKQQTSHTCCSVM, from the exons ATGGAAGGGAAAGGAGTGAGTCGGTCCTTGTCTAAACGCTATGATTTACTCCAGAGACTGTTGGTAGTGGGGGAGACTGGAGTTGGTAAAACCTGTCTTATGTGTCGATATGCCAACAACGAGTTTATGGACACACATATTACTACTATTG GAGTGGATTTCAAACTACGGCGGGTAGAAGTGGGCGACAAGGTCATCAAAGTACAAATATG GGATACCGCTGGTCAGGAAAGGTTCGAGTCTATTACAAAACAGTTTTACAGGCGAGCACAG GGTGTTCTCCTGGTGTATGATATAACAAGCCGGCGATCTTATGAAGCAATACCAAAGTGGTTGTCTTATATACATCAG TTTGCACATGAAGATGTCCCAATAATGTTGATAGGCAATAAGTTCGACCAGGAATTGAGACGGATGGTAACAACAAAAGAAGCATCAAGG tATGCTGAAGAAAACAATCTCCTATTCTTTGAAACCAGTGCCAAAACTTCAGGAAATCTGGAGGag GCAGTGTACACCTTATGTAAAGCAGTACTGGATGTAGAAATGAACAAGACTCTAAGGTTATCAGATATAAGCTTTAGTGATAGGATACATGAAGGAGGGATAACTACTCCAACAGATGGTAACGCCAACAAATACAAACCCGATCAGAAGGTGGAGTATCACCACACAAACGGACACAATAGTAGCGGCTACGACAACCCCGTTAGTGAAAGAGACACCGTCAACCTGCTACAGGACGACAAACAACAAACGTCTCACACCTGTTGTAgtgtaatgtaa